ATGTGCAATGAACTTATTTGATTAATTGATGTATGTTAAGAACAAATCATCTCCATTACCTgaattttaacatgttttaagCCTTCCTCTTCCAGAATATTTACGGTGAGCTCCACAGCAGCCTTTGAATAGTCAATTCCAGTGAGGTTTGAAAAACCATGCTTGGCCTTAAAGGATAATTGATGCCATTATTATTTATACTCATTTACATCATCAGGGTTTCTGTGAGGTAAAGACTTGACAACattttacgatttttttttttgatcaagaaAAGATACTTTTGAGTATGATATTGAATAAATTGTAACAATACTTCAATGTGACAATAAtcataatgtaaatgttttgaacAATCAATCAACAAAGTCTAAAAATACAACTTCATGAAATTTAATATCTTTAATAAATTTAGTATTggtatttttgtctgttttctctaAAGATtcctaaatcaagatacatttacataaCCGTTAAAATTATTTGACATCAAAATTCTTGTTTTATAAAAAACTAATGTTTGTTTACGCTATTGAATTTGCTGGAATGTGCTACAAAAGTTATTGAAATTAGAGCCAAATATtccagtatattaaaaaaattacaagtaaGTGCTCTGACCTCGACCTGTAAagattttattctttcttttatgtgttttatgtattgTAATGTATGTTTCTCAGGAGATATTCATTCTCCTGCCAGGCTGTTATTGAACATAAGTAACGTTACTTGTTCTTAATTAACTTGCCTAGTTAAATAACggctaaatatataaatctttaaaacatgaacaaatatcaGTCAAGTTAAAAAATCAACCTAATTCAAAGGGAGTCATACCTTAAAGACAGATGTTTGATCTTGTTTTATGTATAAACTTACTTAATATTGCTCACTTCATTGATATAATTGACttattaattagtaataattaaTTAGAATGAttgaatataaagtaaataacTAAACGCTGAGCTAAATTTAACTTGACTTGCCAGTTCCACAAGAAACATCCCGTTTCCAGTTCCAATGTCAAGTATGGCAGCATTTTCAGGTACATTTTGTGTTTCCATCCATCTGATTACTCTGCCCATGCTTTCCTCTCCAAACCTAAAGGTGGACCAGAAGAATACTATAACAGTCTTCAAAATCTCCTGAATAACTGAACACAACTATTATACAGCAGAAGATGGGACTGGTTCAAAGGACTAGCACTGAAACACTGTCCACTTTATTTGAAGAAGAACATCTGTATAAAACTGCATTCATAAACAAGTATGTGTCAACtacacccactcacacacacacacacgaagtaAAATTACCATATTTCTCCAACATCTCCAATATCCTTGAAAGTCTGAAGCTCTCTCTTGTAAGCATCATCCCAGCTTAAAGGAAAACGTTAGAATGGACAGAAAAATTATGCTCAAGTCAGAAGTCTGGTCACATCTAAAAtaatcactcaaaaaaaaaaaaaaaaaacagcgcatGCTGGGTAGAATATACAGTAATCATGTGAGGTATATTAGGAGTGAAAACATAAGTCAAGTGTAACCCATGTGCCGGTCTTCTAGAAGGGCTAACTTATCAAGTAAAATCTCTTACTAGTCCTTTGTTCCGAGTTTTGAAGGAGCAAAATCATCTTCTGATTGTTTGCACTGCAGCGGACAGTCTTCTGCCCCATGTGTGCTCATGACGACTCGACTCGTCAACATCCGCTGACGTCATACACAACATGACCAGCGACAtgacacttcaaaataaaagtttttagtaTTGCATATTCAAAATCGAAAGCAAAAATcgatcaaacaaataaaaataataaataaataataataataataataaaacacggaTTGACGGatatcaataaaaacaatatgcaaaatatatattttaataaattaaaacatcacACAGTTGACAAATGTTGCACTTTTTTGTTGTAGAAAATTATAACAGTTCTTACTTTATGTTTTACATCATTCCGCCATGACGTAATGTGTGTCGTCAGTTCTGATGACGATGATtgcacttatttctatttttatactaTAAACAGAGATagattaaagttaaaaaaaaaacactgttgttgttgtttcaatgTTAATATGATGGTTTATATAACGTGTATGCAAATAGTTTTAACGTgtgatttataacattttaaaattgatgtaattattatttatttacagcgttttatttatataataaaaaaataatccaatcAAGCATATATATCAATCAAGTATATACATAGGGTGAGGATATTTTATCTCAGCGTTTGTTTATTCATGGGAAGGCTGGTGTACAGTGTGTGCGCAAAGGATTGTGGGCTCGGCGCGTATGTTTCCATCATGGCGGCGTCAATTTCGGGATACACTTTTAGTTCTGTGTGTTATCACAGTGCCAAC
This region of Carassius auratus strain Wakin chromosome 17, ASM336829v1, whole genome shotgun sequence genomic DNA includes:
- the LOC113117340 gene encoding EEF1A lysine methyltransferase 2-like; the protein is MLTSRVVMSTHGAEDCPLQCKQSEDDFAPSKLGTKDYWDDAYKRELQTFKDIGDVGEIWFGEESMGRVIRWMETQNVPENAAILDIGTGNGMFLVELAKHGFSNLTGIDYSKAAVELTVNILEEEGLKHVKIQVEDFLNPSTALKGFDVCIDKGTFDAISLSPEDRKEAKKLYVNSLKTVMQPGGFFIITSCNWTKEQLLQIFRPGFELVRELPTPRFQFGGVTGNSVTALVFKRID